In the Deinococcus ficus genome, one interval contains:
- a CDS encoding MFS transporter has translation MLGGVWKSAAAWRERTFQALRHPQYRRYWFSQLLSLVGSWMQTTAQQYLVLELTQGSSAALGWVTVAQFTPSMVLSLFAGAIVDRVPRRRVLLTTQVILMCTALLLAVATHQGFVSLPLVLVLAFVGGMAQAFDMPARQSMVVDFVPRSDVPNAVALNSLSFNVSRTVGQALFGVVAALGVSLLAGGNADQISRLAFPFYLNVASFFVVIYVLSTLPFPPREIRGRGSMLDDVKEGLRYVRATPAVRNVMLLVGALSLTIINFNVIIPYYARVVFGAREGGFGLLSAAFGIGAMAGALWQASRPNPLKYLRRGALILVVGAVLLAASPNAAVATPVLALCGFGMLSLLVSANSTVQLTIPDHLRGRVMSLYSFVLAGMGPPGALIASTLISRDFPLGSRWGLVTLTGLGLACVLLLWSRLPRELAATPAVQAVPAD, from the coding sequence ATGCTGGGCGGCGTGTGGAAAAGTGCGGCCGCGTGGCGTGAACGAACCTTCCAGGCCCTGCGCCACCCGCAGTACCGCCGGTACTGGTTCTCGCAGCTGCTCTCGCTGGTCGGCAGCTGGATGCAGACCACCGCGCAGCAGTACCTGGTGCTGGAACTCACCCAGGGCAGCAGCGCCGCGCTGGGCTGGGTCACGGTCGCGCAGTTCACGCCCAGCATGGTGCTGTCCCTCTTCGCGGGGGCCATCGTGGACCGCGTGCCGCGACGGCGGGTGCTGCTCACCACCCAGGTCATCCTGATGTGCACCGCCCTGCTGCTGGCCGTCGCCACGCACCAGGGCTTCGTGAGCCTGCCCCTGGTGCTGGTCCTGGCCTTCGTCGGCGGCATGGCGCAGGCCTTCGACATGCCGGCCCGGCAGAGCATGGTCGTGGACTTCGTGCCGCGCAGCGACGTGCCCAACGCCGTCGCCCTGAACAGCCTGTCGTTCAACGTGAGCCGCACCGTGGGGCAGGCGCTGTTCGGCGTGGTGGCCGCCCTGGGCGTGAGCCTGCTGGCCGGCGGAAATGCCGATCAGATCTCCCGGCTGGCCTTCCCGTTCTACCTGAACGTGGCGTCGTTTTTCGTGGTGATCTACGTGCTGTCCACCCTGCCGTTCCCCCCGCGGGAGATCCGGGGTCGGGGCAGCATGCTCGACGACGTGAAAGAAGGCCTGCGCTACGTGCGCGCCACGCCCGCCGTGCGCAACGTGATGCTGCTGGTCGGGGCGCTGAGCCTCACCATCATCAACTTCAACGTGATCATCCCGTACTACGCCCGCGTGGTGTTCGGCGCGCGTGAGGGCGGCTTCGGGCTCCTCTCGGCCGCGTTCGGCATCGGGGCGATGGCCGGGGCACTCTGGCAGGCCAGCCGCCCCAACCCCCTGAAGTACCTGCGGCGCGGCGCGCTGATCCTGGTGGTCGGCGCGGTACTGCTGGCGGCCAGCCCCAACGCGGCGGTCGCCACCCCGGTCCTGGCCCTGTGCGGTTTCGGGATGCTGAGCCTGCTGGTCAGCGCGAACAGCACCGTGCAGCTCACCATCCCCGACCACCTGCGCGGCCGCGTGATGAGCCTGTACTCCTTCGTGCTGGCCGGCATGGGCCCCCCCGGGGCGCTGATCGCCAGCACACTGATCAGCCGCGACTTCCCGCTGGGCTCCCGCTGGGGCCTGGTCACCCTGACCGGCCTGGGGCTGGCGTGCGTGCTGCTGCTGTGGTCCCGCCTGCCGCGCGAACTGGCTGCCACGCCCGCCGTGCAGGCCGTCCCGGCCGACTGA
- a CDS encoding SLC13 family permease — protein MDPVTIVLILFLLALLLFATEWLPVDVTALGLLSALLVTGLLTPKEAFAGFGSDTVLTLAGLFILTRVLLRAGVIEWIGAALARRARNPHGMLRGVLGTVAGVSAFTSNTATTAVFLPVVAGMSRRAGLPASRALMPLAFASILGGTVTLIGTSTNLVVSGALPTTGLRPLGFFELAWVGIPTALIGLLYLFFVAPRLLPAREAHLEESLREYLADLTVEPGSPLDGLTLRETGLGRDHGLTVVAVRRGAETVYAPPPHFLVRAGDTLAVEGPTERILAGKNTLGVVSKSEQKLQGVSAASPAEVRLVEAVVMPGSTLLGRTLKESRFRERYGVSVLAVHRRQKTLERMADLRVRVGDVLLMQGDATRIDGLGEHLVVMGDLTQRQSDLRRAPAALMVFGGAVVLGGLGLVPLAVAVVVAVALSLMLRLITPEEAYGAVEWPVIVLVACMLAFGTAFEATGAAKVLTGELSGVLDPLGPYGLLAALFLVTVALTQPMSNQAAALVMLPLAIGTAKVLGYDPRPFVIGITIAASNSFITPLEPSCMLVYGPGRYTFLDFVRVGLGLTVVTFVVAMLVIPLVWPFHAAP, from the coding sequence ATGGACCCGGTCACCATCGTGCTGATCTTGTTTCTGCTCGCCCTGCTGCTGTTCGCCACCGAGTGGCTGCCGGTGGACGTCACTGCGCTGGGCCTGCTCTCGGCGCTGCTGGTCACCGGCCTGCTGACGCCCAAGGAGGCGTTCGCGGGGTTCGGGAGCGACACGGTGCTTACCCTGGCGGGCCTGTTCATCCTGACGCGGGTGCTGCTGCGGGCCGGGGTGATCGAGTGGATCGGCGCGGCGCTGGCCCGCCGGGCGCGGAACCCGCACGGGATGCTGCGCGGGGTGCTGGGGACGGTGGCGGGCGTGAGTGCCTTTACCAGCAACACGGCGACCACGGCGGTGTTCCTGCCGGTGGTGGCGGGGATGTCGCGCCGCGCCGGGCTGCCGGCCAGCCGGGCGCTGATGCCGCTGGCGTTCGCGAGCATCCTGGGGGGTACCGTCACCCTGATCGGCACGAGCACGAATCTGGTGGTGTCGGGCGCGCTGCCCACCACCGGTCTGCGGCCCCTGGGGTTCTTCGAGCTGGCGTGGGTGGGGATTCCCACAGCGCTGATCGGGCTGCTGTACCTGTTCTTCGTGGCGCCGCGGCTGCTGCCGGCGCGGGAGGCGCATCTGGAGGAGTCGCTGCGCGAGTACCTCGCGGACCTGACGGTCGAGCCCGGCAGCCCGCTGGACGGGCTGACGCTGCGGGAGACGGGCCTGGGCCGCGACCACGGCCTGACGGTGGTGGCGGTCCGGCGCGGCGCGGAGACGGTGTACGCGCCCCCGCCGCACTTCCTGGTGCGGGCCGGGGACACGCTGGCGGTGGAGGGGCCCACCGAGCGTATCCTGGCCGGGAAGAACACGCTGGGCGTGGTCAGCAAGAGCGAGCAGAAACTGCAGGGCGTGAGCGCCGCGTCGCCGGCCGAGGTGCGGCTGGTGGAGGCCGTGGTGATGCCGGGCAGTACCCTGCTGGGCCGCACCCTGAAGGAGTCCCGCTTCCGGGAGCGTTACGGGGTGAGCGTGCTGGCGGTGCACCGCCGACAGAAGACGCTGGAGCGCATGGCGGACCTGCGGGTGCGGGTGGGGGACGTGTTGCTGATGCAGGGGGACGCCACCCGCATCGACGGGCTGGGCGAGCACCTTGTGGTGATGGGGGACCTCACGCAGCGGCAGTCGGACCTGCGCCGGGCGCCGGCGGCGCTGATGGTGTTCGGCGGGGCGGTGGTGCTGGGCGGGCTGGGGCTGGTGCCGCTGGCGGTGGCGGTGGTGGTGGCCGTGGCGCTGAGCCTGATGCTGCGCCTGATCACGCCGGAGGAGGCGTACGGCGCGGTGGAGTGGCCGGTGATCGTTCTGGTGGCGTGCATGCTGGCGTTCGGCACGGCGTTCGAGGCGACGGGCGCCGCGAAGGTGCTCACCGGGGAGCTGTCGGGCGTGCTGGACCCGCTGGGGCCGTACGGGCTGCTGGCGGCGCTGTTTCTGGTGACGGTGGCCCTCACGCAGCCGATGAGCAACCAGGCGGCGGCGCTGGTGATGCTGCCCCTGGCGATCGGCACGGCGAAGGTGCTGGGCTACGACCCGCGGCCTTTCGTGATCGGCATCACGATCGCGGCAAGCAACTCGTTCATCACGCCGCTGGAGCCGAGCTGCATGCTGGTGTATGGCCCGGGGCGCTACACCTTCCTGGACTTCGTGCGGGTGGGCCTGGGGCTGACCGTGGTGACCTTCGTGGTGGCGATGCTGGTGATCCCGCTGGTGTGGCCGTTCCACGCCGCGCCCTGA
- a CDS encoding [LysW]-lysine hydrolase gives MSETAPAPALTDAARQDARALVTEAVRIPSLSGQEGEVAAFLVEWMNARGFTARVDEAGNAVGERGQGPFTVALLGHMDTVPGDLPVHVDERGVLHGRGSVDAKGPLCAFLAAVAALPAGALAAARFVVVGATEEEAPSSRGARHIRTALRPDAVLIGEPSAWEGLTLGYKGRLVARVRVRKDNFHTAGEGTSAADDLTEGWFRVRTWAAGAGSGGGVFDGVQATIQDLGARSDGVTQEAWATFGFRLPPAWSPEAAEAAVRGALADLAGLDLEFVGHETAVRHPKDNALTRAMRVAIRAHGGTPVFKVKTGTSDMNVVAGHWPVPTLAYGPGDSALDHTPEERLDLAEYDRAVAVLTDALTRLALGSAFPRSAAP, from the coding sequence GTGAGTGAGACGGCGCCTGCCCCGGCGCTGACGGACGCGGCGCGGCAGGACGCGCGGGCCCTGGTGACGGAGGCGGTGCGGATTCCGTCGCTGTCCGGGCAGGAGGGCGAGGTCGCGGCCTTCCTGGTGGAGTGGATGAACGCGCGGGGTTTCACCGCGCGGGTGGACGAGGCCGGGAACGCCGTGGGGGAACGCGGGCAAGGGCCCTTCACGGTGGCGCTGCTGGGGCACATGGACACGGTGCCCGGCGACCTGCCGGTGCACGTGGACGAGCGCGGCGTGCTGCACGGGCGCGGCAGCGTGGACGCGAAGGGCCCGCTGTGCGCCTTTCTCGCGGCGGTGGCGGCGCTGCCGGCCGGGGCGCTGGCCGCGGCGCGGTTCGTGGTGGTCGGCGCGACCGAGGAGGAGGCGCCCAGCAGCCGCGGCGCGCGGCACATTCGCACGGCGCTGCGCCCGGACGCGGTGCTGATCGGCGAGCCGAGCGCGTGGGAGGGCCTGACCCTGGGGTACAAGGGGCGGCTGGTGGCGCGCGTGCGCGTGCGCAAGGACAACTTCCACACGGCCGGTGAGGGCACCAGCGCCGCCGACGACCTGACCGAGGGCTGGTTCCGGGTGCGGACCTGGGCAGCCGGGGCCGGCTCGGGTGGCGGGGTGTTCGACGGCGTGCAGGCCACCATTCAGGACCTGGGGGCCCGCTCGGACGGCGTGACGCAGGAGGCCTGGGCGACGTTCGGGTTCCGCCTGCCGCCCGCCTGGAGCCCGGAGGCGGCCGAGGCCGCGGTGCGCGGCGCCCTGGCGGACCTGGCCGGCCTGGACCTGGAGTTCGTGGGGCATGAGACGGCCGTGCGGCACCCGAAGGACAATGCGCTGACCCGCGCGATGCGCGTGGCGATTCGCGCGCACGGCGGGACGCCGGTGTTCAAGGTCAAGACCGGCACGAGTGACATGAATGTGGTGGCCGGGCACTGGCCGGTCCCGACCCTGGCGTACGGCCCCGGGGACAGCGCGCTGGACCACACGCCGGAGGAGCGGCTGGATCTCGCGGAGTACGACCGCGCGGTCGCGGTGCTCACCGACGCCCTGACGCGGCTGGCGTTGGGTTCGGCCTTCCCCCGCTCCGCTGCCCCCTGA